A genomic stretch from Bos javanicus breed banteng chromosome 29, ARS-OSU_banteng_1.0, whole genome shotgun sequence includes:
- the BRSK2 gene encoding serine/threonine-protein kinase BRSK2 isoform X14, producing MTSTGKDGGGAQHAQYVGPYRLEKTLGKGQTGLVKLGIHCVTCQKVAVKIVNREKLSESVLMKVEREIAILKLIEHPHVLKLHDVYENKKYLYLVLEHVSGGELFDYLVKKGRLTPKEARKFFRQIISALDFCHSHSICHRDLKPENLLLDEKNNIRIADFGMASLQVGDSLLETSCGSPHYACPEVIRGEKYDGRKADVWSCGVILFALLVGALPFDDDNLRQLLEKVKRGVFHMPHFIPPDCQSLLRGMIEVDAARRLTLEHIQKHIWYIGGKNEPEPEQPVPRKVQIRSLPSLEDIDPDVLDSMHSLGCFRDRNKLLQDLLSEEENQEKMIYFLLLDRKERYPSHEDEDLPPRNEIDPPRKRVDSPMLNRHGKRRPERKSMEVLSVTDGGSPVPARRALEMAQHGQRSRSISGASSGLSTSPLSSPRVTPHPSPRGSPLPTPKGTPVHTPKESPAGTPNPTPPSSPSVGGVPWRTRLNSIKNSFLGSPRFHRRKLQVPTPEEMSNLTPESSPELAKKSWFGNFISLEKEEQIFVVIKDKPLSSIKADIVHAFLSIPSLSHSVISQTSFRAEYKATGGPAVFQKPVKFQVDITYTEGGAAQKENGIYSVTFTLLSGPSRRFKRVVETIQAQLLSTHEQPSAQHLSDTTNCMEMMTGRLSKCGIIPKS from the exons GCCTGGTGAAGCTGGGGATCCACTGTGTCACGTGCCAGAAGGTGGCCGTCAAGATCGTCAACCGGGAGAAGCTCAGCGAGTCTGTACTGATGAAG GTGGAGCGGGAGATCGCGATCCTGAAGCTGATCGAGCACCCCCACGTCCTCAAACTGCACGACgtctatgaaaacaaaaaatattt aTACCTGGTGCTAGAACATGTGTCTGGTGGAGAGCTCTTTGACTACCTGGTCAAGAAGGGGAGGCTGACCCCCAAAGAGGCCCGGAAGTTCTTCCGCCAGATCATCTCTGCGCTGGACTTCTGCCACAGCCACTCCATATG CCACAGGGATCTGAAACCAGAAAACCTTCTGCTGGACGAGAAGAATAACATCCGGATCGCAGACTTCGGCATGGCGTCGCTGCAGGTTGGCGACAGCCTGCTGGAGACCAGCTGCGG GTCGCCCCACTATGCCTGTCCGGAGGTGATCCGG GGGGAGAAATACGACGGCCGCAAGGCAGACGTGTGGAGCTGCGGCGTGATTCTGTTCGCGCTGCTGGTG GGGGCGCTGCCATTCGACGACGACAACCTGCGGCAGCTGCTGGAGAAGGTGAAGCGCGGCGTCTTCCACATGCCGCACTTCATCCCGCCCGACTGCCAGAGCCTGCTGCGCGGCATGATCGAGGTGGACGCGGCGCGGCGCCTCACG CTAGAGCACATTCAGAAACACATATGGTATAT AGGAGGCAAGAACGAGCCGGAGCCGGAGCAGCCTGTCCCTCGCAAGGTGCAGATCCGCTCCCTGCCCAGCCTGGAGGACATCGACCCCGACGTGCTGGACAGCATGCACTCGCTCGGCTGCTTCCGGGACCGCAACAAGCTGCTGCAGGACCTGCTGTCCGAGGA GGAGAATCAGGAGAAGATGATCTACTTCCTCCTCCTGGACCGGAAAGAGAGGTACCCGAGCCACGAGGATGAGGACCTGCCGCCCAGGAACGAGATAG ACCCGCCCCGGAAGCGTGTGGACTCCCCGATGCTCAACCGGCACGGCAAGCGGCGGCCCGAGCGGAAGTCCATGGAGGTGCTGAGCGTCACGGACGGCGGCTCCCCCGTGCCTGCACGGCGGGCCCTGGAGATGGCCCAGCACGGCCAGAG GTCCAGGTCCATCAGTGGGGCCTCCTCGGGCCTGTCCACCAGCCCGCTCAGCAGCCCCCGG GTGACCCCTCACCCCTCTCCGAGGGGCAGTCCCCTCCCTACCCCCAAGGGGACGCCTGTGCACACGCCCAAGGAGAGCCCGGCGGGCACGCCCAACCCCACGCCGCCGTCCAGCCCCAGCGTGGGAGGGGTGCCCTGGAGGACGCGGCTCAACTCCATCAAGAACAGCTTCCTGGGGTCGCCCCGCTTCCACCGCCGGAAACTGCAAG TTCCGACGCCCGAGGAGATGTCCAACCTGACCCCGGAGTCGTCCCCAGA GCTCGCCAAGAAGTCCTGGTTCGGGAACTTCATCAGCCTGGAGAAGGAGGAGCAGATTTTCGTGGTCATCAAGGACAAACCGCTGAGCTCCATCAAAGCCGACATCGTCCACGCCTTCCTGTCG ATCCCCAGCCTCAGCCACAGCGTCATCTCCCAGACGAGCTTCCGGGCCGAGTACAAGGCGACGGGGGGCCCGGCTGTGTTCCAGAAGCCGGTCAAGTTCCAGGTGGACATCACGTACACAGAGGGCGGGGCCGCGCAGAAGGAGAACGGCATCTACTCGGTCACGTTCACGCTCCTGTCTG GCCCAAGCCGCCGCTTCAAGAGGGTCGTGGAGACCATTCAGGCCCAGCTGCTGAGCACACACGAGCAGCCCTCTGCCCAGCACTTGTCAG ACACCACTAACTGTATGGAAATGATGACGGGGAGGCTTTCCAAATGTG GAATTATCCCGAAAAGTTAA
- the BRSK2 gene encoding serine/threonine-protein kinase BRSK2 isoform X12 has product MTSTGKDGGGAQHAQYVGPYRLEKTLGKGQTGLVKLGIHCVTCQKVAVKIVNREKLSESVLMKVEREIAILKLIEHPHVLKLHDVYENKKYLYLVLEHVSGGELFDYLVKKGRLTPKEARKFFRQIISALDFCHSHSICHRDLKPENLLLDEKNNIRIADFGMASLQVGDSLLETSCGSPHYACPEVIRGEKYDGRKADVWSCGVILFALLVGALPFDDDNLRQLLEKVKRGVFHMPHFIPPDCQSLLRGMIEVDAARRLTLEHIQKHIWYIGGKNEPEPEQPVPRKVQIRSLPSLEDIDPDVLDSMHSLGCFRDRNKLLQDLLSEEENQEKMIYFLLLDRKERYPSHEDEDLPPRNEIDPPRKRVDSPMLNRHGKRRPERKSMEVLSVTDGGSPVPARRALEMAQHGQSKAMFSKSLDIAEAHPQFSKEDRMAGAGAQGSRSISGASSGLSTSPLSSPRVTPHPSPRGSPLPTPKGTPVHTPKESPAGTPNPTPPSSPSVGGVPWRTRLNSIKNSFLGSPRFHRRKLQVPTPEEMSNLTPESSPELAKKSWFGNFISLEKEEQIFVVIKDKPLSSIKADIVHAFLSIPSLSHSVISQTSFRAEYKATGGPAVFQKPVKFQVDITYTEGGAAQKENGIYSVTFTLLSGPSRRFKRVVETIQAQLLSTHEQPSAQHLSGIIPKS; this is encoded by the exons GCCTGGTGAAGCTGGGGATCCACTGTGTCACGTGCCAGAAGGTGGCCGTCAAGATCGTCAACCGGGAGAAGCTCAGCGAGTCTGTACTGATGAAG GTGGAGCGGGAGATCGCGATCCTGAAGCTGATCGAGCACCCCCACGTCCTCAAACTGCACGACgtctatgaaaacaaaaaatattt aTACCTGGTGCTAGAACATGTGTCTGGTGGAGAGCTCTTTGACTACCTGGTCAAGAAGGGGAGGCTGACCCCCAAAGAGGCCCGGAAGTTCTTCCGCCAGATCATCTCTGCGCTGGACTTCTGCCACAGCCACTCCATATG CCACAGGGATCTGAAACCAGAAAACCTTCTGCTGGACGAGAAGAATAACATCCGGATCGCAGACTTCGGCATGGCGTCGCTGCAGGTTGGCGACAGCCTGCTGGAGACCAGCTGCGG GTCGCCCCACTATGCCTGTCCGGAGGTGATCCGG GGGGAGAAATACGACGGCCGCAAGGCAGACGTGTGGAGCTGCGGCGTGATTCTGTTCGCGCTGCTGGTG GGGGCGCTGCCATTCGACGACGACAACCTGCGGCAGCTGCTGGAGAAGGTGAAGCGCGGCGTCTTCCACATGCCGCACTTCATCCCGCCCGACTGCCAGAGCCTGCTGCGCGGCATGATCGAGGTGGACGCGGCGCGGCGCCTCACG CTAGAGCACATTCAGAAACACATATGGTATAT AGGAGGCAAGAACGAGCCGGAGCCGGAGCAGCCTGTCCCTCGCAAGGTGCAGATCCGCTCCCTGCCCAGCCTGGAGGACATCGACCCCGACGTGCTGGACAGCATGCACTCGCTCGGCTGCTTCCGGGACCGCAACAAGCTGCTGCAGGACCTGCTGTCCGAGGA GGAGAATCAGGAGAAGATGATCTACTTCCTCCTCCTGGACCGGAAAGAGAGGTACCCGAGCCACGAGGATGAGGACCTGCCGCCCAGGAACGAGATAG ACCCGCCCCGGAAGCGTGTGGACTCCCCGATGCTCAACCGGCACGGCAAGCGGCGGCCCGAGCGGAAGTCCATGGAGGTGCTGAGCGTCACGGACGGCGGCTCCCCCGTGCCTGCACGGCGGGCCCTGGAGATGGCCCAGCACGGCCAGAG TAAAGCAATGTTCAGTAAAAGCCTGGATATCGCTGAAGCCCACCCCCAATTCAGCAAAGAAGACAG GATGGCCGGTGCCGGCGCCCAGGG GTCCAGGTCCATCAGTGGGGCCTCCTCGGGCCTGTCCACCAGCCCGCTCAGCAGCCCCCGG GTGACCCCTCACCCCTCTCCGAGGGGCAGTCCCCTCCCTACCCCCAAGGGGACGCCTGTGCACACGCCCAAGGAGAGCCCGGCGGGCACGCCCAACCCCACGCCGCCGTCCAGCCCCAGCGTGGGAGGGGTGCCCTGGAGGACGCGGCTCAACTCCATCAAGAACAGCTTCCTGGGGTCGCCCCGCTTCCACCGCCGGAAACTGCAAG TTCCGACGCCCGAGGAGATGTCCAACCTGACCCCGGAGTCGTCCCCAGA GCTCGCCAAGAAGTCCTGGTTCGGGAACTTCATCAGCCTGGAGAAGGAGGAGCAGATTTTCGTGGTCATCAAGGACAAACCGCTGAGCTCCATCAAAGCCGACATCGTCCACGCCTTCCTGTCG ATCCCCAGCCTCAGCCACAGCGTCATCTCCCAGACGAGCTTCCGGGCCGAGTACAAGGCGACGGGGGGCCCGGCTGTGTTCCAGAAGCCGGTCAAGTTCCAGGTGGACATCACGTACACAGAGGGCGGGGCCGCGCAGAAGGAGAACGGCATCTACTCGGTCACGTTCACGCTCCTGTCTG GCCCAAGCCGCCGCTTCAAGAGGGTCGTGGAGACCATTCAGGCCCAGCTGCTGAGCACACACGAGCAGCCCTCTGCCCAGCACTTGTCAG GAATTATCCCGAAAAGTTAA
- the BRSK2 gene encoding serine/threonine-protein kinase BRSK2 isoform X11: MTSTGKDGGGAQHAQYVGPYRLEKTLGKGQTGLVKLGIHCVTCQKVAVKIVNREKLSESVLMKVEREIAILKLIEHPHVLKLHDVYENKKYLYLVLEHVSGGELFDYLVKKGRLTPKEARKFFRQIISALDFCHSHSICHRDLKPENLLLDEKNNIRIADFGMASLQVGDSLLETSCGSPHYACPEVIRGEKYDGRKADVWSCGVILFALLVGALPFDDDNLRQLLEKVKRGVFHMPHFIPPDCQSLLRGMIEVDAARRLTLEHIQKHIWYIGGKNEPEPEQPVPRKVQIRSLPSLEDIDPDVLDSMHSLGCFRDRNKLLQDLLSEEENQEKMIYFLLLDRKERYPSHEDEDLPPRNEIDPPRKRVDSPMLNRHGKRRPERKSMEVLSVTDGGSPVPARRALEMAQHGQSKAMFSKSLDIAEAHPQFSKEDRMAGAGAQGSRSISGASSGLSTSPLSSPRVTPHPSPRGSPLPTPKGTPVHTPKESPAGTPNPTPPSSPSVGGVPWRTRLNSIKNSFLGSPRFHRRKLQVPTPEEMSNLTPESSPELAKKSWFGNFISLEKEEQIFVVIKDKPLSSIKADIVHAFLSIPSLSHSVISQTSFRAEYKATGGPAVFQKPVKFQVDITYTEGGAAQKENGIYSVTFTLLSGPSRRFKRVVETIQAQLLSTHEQPSAQHLSDTTNCMEMMTGRLSKCGIIPKS, translated from the exons GCCTGGTGAAGCTGGGGATCCACTGTGTCACGTGCCAGAAGGTGGCCGTCAAGATCGTCAACCGGGAGAAGCTCAGCGAGTCTGTACTGATGAAG GTGGAGCGGGAGATCGCGATCCTGAAGCTGATCGAGCACCCCCACGTCCTCAAACTGCACGACgtctatgaaaacaaaaaatattt aTACCTGGTGCTAGAACATGTGTCTGGTGGAGAGCTCTTTGACTACCTGGTCAAGAAGGGGAGGCTGACCCCCAAAGAGGCCCGGAAGTTCTTCCGCCAGATCATCTCTGCGCTGGACTTCTGCCACAGCCACTCCATATG CCACAGGGATCTGAAACCAGAAAACCTTCTGCTGGACGAGAAGAATAACATCCGGATCGCAGACTTCGGCATGGCGTCGCTGCAGGTTGGCGACAGCCTGCTGGAGACCAGCTGCGG GTCGCCCCACTATGCCTGTCCGGAGGTGATCCGG GGGGAGAAATACGACGGCCGCAAGGCAGACGTGTGGAGCTGCGGCGTGATTCTGTTCGCGCTGCTGGTG GGGGCGCTGCCATTCGACGACGACAACCTGCGGCAGCTGCTGGAGAAGGTGAAGCGCGGCGTCTTCCACATGCCGCACTTCATCCCGCCCGACTGCCAGAGCCTGCTGCGCGGCATGATCGAGGTGGACGCGGCGCGGCGCCTCACG CTAGAGCACATTCAGAAACACATATGGTATAT AGGAGGCAAGAACGAGCCGGAGCCGGAGCAGCCTGTCCCTCGCAAGGTGCAGATCCGCTCCCTGCCCAGCCTGGAGGACATCGACCCCGACGTGCTGGACAGCATGCACTCGCTCGGCTGCTTCCGGGACCGCAACAAGCTGCTGCAGGACCTGCTGTCCGAGGA GGAGAATCAGGAGAAGATGATCTACTTCCTCCTCCTGGACCGGAAAGAGAGGTACCCGAGCCACGAGGATGAGGACCTGCCGCCCAGGAACGAGATAG ACCCGCCCCGGAAGCGTGTGGACTCCCCGATGCTCAACCGGCACGGCAAGCGGCGGCCCGAGCGGAAGTCCATGGAGGTGCTGAGCGTCACGGACGGCGGCTCCCCCGTGCCTGCACGGCGGGCCCTGGAGATGGCCCAGCACGGCCAGAG TAAAGCAATGTTCAGTAAAAGCCTGGATATCGCTGAAGCCCACCCCCAATTCAGCAAAGAAGACAG GATGGCCGGTGCCGGCGCCCAGGG GTCCAGGTCCATCAGTGGGGCCTCCTCGGGCCTGTCCACCAGCCCGCTCAGCAGCCCCCGG GTGACCCCTCACCCCTCTCCGAGGGGCAGTCCCCTCCCTACCCCCAAGGGGACGCCTGTGCACACGCCCAAGGAGAGCCCGGCGGGCACGCCCAACCCCACGCCGCCGTCCAGCCCCAGCGTGGGAGGGGTGCCCTGGAGGACGCGGCTCAACTCCATCAAGAACAGCTTCCTGGGGTCGCCCCGCTTCCACCGCCGGAAACTGCAAG TTCCGACGCCCGAGGAGATGTCCAACCTGACCCCGGAGTCGTCCCCAGA GCTCGCCAAGAAGTCCTGGTTCGGGAACTTCATCAGCCTGGAGAAGGAGGAGCAGATTTTCGTGGTCATCAAGGACAAACCGCTGAGCTCCATCAAAGCCGACATCGTCCACGCCTTCCTGTCG ATCCCCAGCCTCAGCCACAGCGTCATCTCCCAGACGAGCTTCCGGGCCGAGTACAAGGCGACGGGGGGCCCGGCTGTGTTCCAGAAGCCGGTCAAGTTCCAGGTGGACATCACGTACACAGAGGGCGGGGCCGCGCAGAAGGAGAACGGCATCTACTCGGTCACGTTCACGCTCCTGTCTG GCCCAAGCCGCCGCTTCAAGAGGGTCGTGGAGACCATTCAGGCCCAGCTGCTGAGCACACACGAGCAGCCCTCTGCCCAGCACTTGTCAG ACACCACTAACTGTATGGAAATGATGACGGGGAGGCTTTCCAAATGTG GAATTATCCCGAAAAGTTAA
- the BRSK2 gene encoding serine/threonine-protein kinase BRSK2 isoform X15 — MTSTGKDGGGAQHAQYVGPYRLEKTLGKGQTGLVKLGIHCVTCQKVAVKIVNREKLSESVLMKVEREIAILKLIEHPHVLKLHDVYENKKYLYLVLEHVSGGELFDYLVKKGRLTPKEARKFFRQIISALDFCHSHSICHRDLKPENLLLDEKNNIRIADFGMASLQVGDSLLETSCGSPHYACPEVIRGEKYDGRKADVWSCGVILFALLVGALPFDDDNLRQLLEKVKRGVFHMPHFIPPDCQSLLRGMIEVDAARRLTLEHIQKHIWYIGGKNEPEPEQPVPRKVQIRSLPSLEDIDPDVLDSMHSLGCFRDRNKLLQDLLSEEENQEKMIYFLLLDRKERYPSHEDEDLPPRNEIDPPRKRVDSPMLNRHGKRRPERKSMEVLSVTDGGSPVPARRALEMAQHGQRSRSISGASSGLSTSPLSSPRVTPHPSPRGSPLPTPKGTPVHTPKESPAGTPNPTPPSSPSVGGVPWRTRLNSIKNSFLGSPRFHRRKLQVPTPEEMSNLTPESSPELAKKSWFGNFISLEKEEQIFVVIKDKPLSSIKADIVHAFLSIPSLSHSVISQTSFRAEYKATGGPAVFQKPVKFQVDITYTEGGAAQKENGIYSVTFTLLSGPSRRFKRVVETIQAQLLSTHEQPSAQHLSGIIPKS, encoded by the exons GCCTGGTGAAGCTGGGGATCCACTGTGTCACGTGCCAGAAGGTGGCCGTCAAGATCGTCAACCGGGAGAAGCTCAGCGAGTCTGTACTGATGAAG GTGGAGCGGGAGATCGCGATCCTGAAGCTGATCGAGCACCCCCACGTCCTCAAACTGCACGACgtctatgaaaacaaaaaatattt aTACCTGGTGCTAGAACATGTGTCTGGTGGAGAGCTCTTTGACTACCTGGTCAAGAAGGGGAGGCTGACCCCCAAAGAGGCCCGGAAGTTCTTCCGCCAGATCATCTCTGCGCTGGACTTCTGCCACAGCCACTCCATATG CCACAGGGATCTGAAACCAGAAAACCTTCTGCTGGACGAGAAGAATAACATCCGGATCGCAGACTTCGGCATGGCGTCGCTGCAGGTTGGCGACAGCCTGCTGGAGACCAGCTGCGG GTCGCCCCACTATGCCTGTCCGGAGGTGATCCGG GGGGAGAAATACGACGGCCGCAAGGCAGACGTGTGGAGCTGCGGCGTGATTCTGTTCGCGCTGCTGGTG GGGGCGCTGCCATTCGACGACGACAACCTGCGGCAGCTGCTGGAGAAGGTGAAGCGCGGCGTCTTCCACATGCCGCACTTCATCCCGCCCGACTGCCAGAGCCTGCTGCGCGGCATGATCGAGGTGGACGCGGCGCGGCGCCTCACG CTAGAGCACATTCAGAAACACATATGGTATAT AGGAGGCAAGAACGAGCCGGAGCCGGAGCAGCCTGTCCCTCGCAAGGTGCAGATCCGCTCCCTGCCCAGCCTGGAGGACATCGACCCCGACGTGCTGGACAGCATGCACTCGCTCGGCTGCTTCCGGGACCGCAACAAGCTGCTGCAGGACCTGCTGTCCGAGGA GGAGAATCAGGAGAAGATGATCTACTTCCTCCTCCTGGACCGGAAAGAGAGGTACCCGAGCCACGAGGATGAGGACCTGCCGCCCAGGAACGAGATAG ACCCGCCCCGGAAGCGTGTGGACTCCCCGATGCTCAACCGGCACGGCAAGCGGCGGCCCGAGCGGAAGTCCATGGAGGTGCTGAGCGTCACGGACGGCGGCTCCCCCGTGCCTGCACGGCGGGCCCTGGAGATGGCCCAGCACGGCCAGAG GTCCAGGTCCATCAGTGGGGCCTCCTCGGGCCTGTCCACCAGCCCGCTCAGCAGCCCCCGG GTGACCCCTCACCCCTCTCCGAGGGGCAGTCCCCTCCCTACCCCCAAGGGGACGCCTGTGCACACGCCCAAGGAGAGCCCGGCGGGCACGCCCAACCCCACGCCGCCGTCCAGCCCCAGCGTGGGAGGGGTGCCCTGGAGGACGCGGCTCAACTCCATCAAGAACAGCTTCCTGGGGTCGCCCCGCTTCCACCGCCGGAAACTGCAAG TTCCGACGCCCGAGGAGATGTCCAACCTGACCCCGGAGTCGTCCCCAGA GCTCGCCAAGAAGTCCTGGTTCGGGAACTTCATCAGCCTGGAGAAGGAGGAGCAGATTTTCGTGGTCATCAAGGACAAACCGCTGAGCTCCATCAAAGCCGACATCGTCCACGCCTTCCTGTCG ATCCCCAGCCTCAGCCACAGCGTCATCTCCCAGACGAGCTTCCGGGCCGAGTACAAGGCGACGGGGGGCCCGGCTGTGTTCCAGAAGCCGGTCAAGTTCCAGGTGGACATCACGTACACAGAGGGCGGGGCCGCGCAGAAGGAGAACGGCATCTACTCGGTCACGTTCACGCTCCTGTCTG GCCCAAGCCGCCGCTTCAAGAGGGTCGTGGAGACCATTCAGGCCCAGCTGCTGAGCACACACGAGCAGCCCTCTGCCCAGCACTTGTCAG GAATTATCCCGAAAAGTTAA
- the BRSK2 gene encoding serine/threonine-protein kinase BRSK2 isoform X13, with amino-acid sequence MTSTGKDGGGAQHAQYVGPYRLEKTLGKGQTGLVKLGIHCVTCQKVAVKIVNREKLSESVLMKVEREIAILKLIEHPHVLKLHDVYENKKYLYLVLEHVSGGELFDYLVKKGRLTPKEARKFFRQIISALDFCHSHSICHRDLKPENLLLDEKNNIRIADFGMASLQVGDSLLETSCGSPHYACPEVIRGEKYDGRKADVWSCGVILFALLVGALPFDDDNLRQLLEKVKRGVFHMPHFIPPDCQSLLRGMIEVDAARRLTLEHIQKHIWYIGGKNEPEPEQPVPRKVQIRSLPSLEDIDPDVLDSMHSLGCFRDRNKLLQDLLSEEENQEKMIYFLLLDRKERYPSHEDEDLPPRNEIDPPRKRVDSPMLNRHGKRRPERKSMEVLSVTDGGSPVPARRALEMAQHGQSKAMFSKSLDIAEAHPQFSKEDRSRSISGASSGLSTSPLSSPRVTPHPSPRGSPLPTPKGTPVHTPKESPAGTPNPTPPSSPSVGGVPWRTRLNSIKNSFLGSPRFHRRKLQVPTPEEMSNLTPESSPELAKKSWFGNFISLEKEEQIFVVIKDKPLSSIKADIVHAFLSIPSLSHSVISQTSFRAEYKATGGPAVFQKPVKFQVDITYTEGGAAQKENGIYSVTFTLLSGPSRRFKRVVETIQAQLLSTHEQPSAQHLSGIIPKS; translated from the exons GCCTGGTGAAGCTGGGGATCCACTGTGTCACGTGCCAGAAGGTGGCCGTCAAGATCGTCAACCGGGAGAAGCTCAGCGAGTCTGTACTGATGAAG GTGGAGCGGGAGATCGCGATCCTGAAGCTGATCGAGCACCCCCACGTCCTCAAACTGCACGACgtctatgaaaacaaaaaatattt aTACCTGGTGCTAGAACATGTGTCTGGTGGAGAGCTCTTTGACTACCTGGTCAAGAAGGGGAGGCTGACCCCCAAAGAGGCCCGGAAGTTCTTCCGCCAGATCATCTCTGCGCTGGACTTCTGCCACAGCCACTCCATATG CCACAGGGATCTGAAACCAGAAAACCTTCTGCTGGACGAGAAGAATAACATCCGGATCGCAGACTTCGGCATGGCGTCGCTGCAGGTTGGCGACAGCCTGCTGGAGACCAGCTGCGG GTCGCCCCACTATGCCTGTCCGGAGGTGATCCGG GGGGAGAAATACGACGGCCGCAAGGCAGACGTGTGGAGCTGCGGCGTGATTCTGTTCGCGCTGCTGGTG GGGGCGCTGCCATTCGACGACGACAACCTGCGGCAGCTGCTGGAGAAGGTGAAGCGCGGCGTCTTCCACATGCCGCACTTCATCCCGCCCGACTGCCAGAGCCTGCTGCGCGGCATGATCGAGGTGGACGCGGCGCGGCGCCTCACG CTAGAGCACATTCAGAAACACATATGGTATAT AGGAGGCAAGAACGAGCCGGAGCCGGAGCAGCCTGTCCCTCGCAAGGTGCAGATCCGCTCCCTGCCCAGCCTGGAGGACATCGACCCCGACGTGCTGGACAGCATGCACTCGCTCGGCTGCTTCCGGGACCGCAACAAGCTGCTGCAGGACCTGCTGTCCGAGGA GGAGAATCAGGAGAAGATGATCTACTTCCTCCTCCTGGACCGGAAAGAGAGGTACCCGAGCCACGAGGATGAGGACCTGCCGCCCAGGAACGAGATAG ACCCGCCCCGGAAGCGTGTGGACTCCCCGATGCTCAACCGGCACGGCAAGCGGCGGCCCGAGCGGAAGTCCATGGAGGTGCTGAGCGTCACGGACGGCGGCTCCCCCGTGCCTGCACGGCGGGCCCTGGAGATGGCCCAGCACGGCCAGAG TAAAGCAATGTTCAGTAAAAGCCTGGATATCGCTGAAGCCCACCCCCAATTCAGCAAAGAAGACAG GTCCAGGTCCATCAGTGGGGCCTCCTCGGGCCTGTCCACCAGCCCGCTCAGCAGCCCCCGG GTGACCCCTCACCCCTCTCCGAGGGGCAGTCCCCTCCCTACCCCCAAGGGGACGCCTGTGCACACGCCCAAGGAGAGCCCGGCGGGCACGCCCAACCCCACGCCGCCGTCCAGCCCCAGCGTGGGAGGGGTGCCCTGGAGGACGCGGCTCAACTCCATCAAGAACAGCTTCCTGGGGTCGCCCCGCTTCCACCGCCGGAAACTGCAAG TTCCGACGCCCGAGGAGATGTCCAACCTGACCCCGGAGTCGTCCCCAGA GCTCGCCAAGAAGTCCTGGTTCGGGAACTTCATCAGCCTGGAGAAGGAGGAGCAGATTTTCGTGGTCATCAAGGACAAACCGCTGAGCTCCATCAAAGCCGACATCGTCCACGCCTTCCTGTCG ATCCCCAGCCTCAGCCACAGCGTCATCTCCCAGACGAGCTTCCGGGCCGAGTACAAGGCGACGGGGGGCCCGGCTGTGTTCCAGAAGCCGGTCAAGTTCCAGGTGGACATCACGTACACAGAGGGCGGGGCCGCGCAGAAGGAGAACGGCATCTACTCGGTCACGTTCACGCTCCTGTCTG GCCCAAGCCGCCGCTTCAAGAGGGTCGTGGAGACCATTCAGGCCCAGCTGCTGAGCACACACGAGCAGCCCTCTGCCCAGCACTTGTCAG GAATTATCCCGAAAAGTTAA